One segment of Aquimarina sp. BL5 DNA contains the following:
- a CDS encoding MarR family winged helix-turn-helix transcriptional regulator: MKDKLREFGELGLGSRLKRLSDFMMKEIQLVYDAAHIDFDPYLFPIFKTIIDKKFATTTDIQEAIHYTQPAITQALKKLIDKKLVTYKTDPIDKRKKIFKLSKKGSSLHKEMIPLWEIMDQQVKWLTEGSTTSLIKHINHLEYQLKEKSLHQRILETYNQ; the protein is encoded by the coding sequence ATGAAAGATAAACTACGAGAGTTTGGAGAATTAGGATTAGGGTCGCGATTGAAACGATTAAGCGATTTTATGATGAAAGAAATTCAACTGGTATATGATGCAGCCCATATTGATTTTGACCCATATCTTTTCCCAATCTTTAAAACAATTATTGATAAAAAATTTGCAACCACAACAGACATACAAGAAGCAATACACTATACACAACCTGCTATTACACAGGCATTGAAAAAATTGATTGACAAAAAACTTGTTACATACAAAACAGATCCTATCGACAAACGAAAAAAAATATTTAAACTATCTAAAAAAGGATCCTCTTTGCACAAAGAAATGATTCCTCTATGGGAAATCATGGATCAACAGGTAAAATGGCTTACAGAAGGTAGTACAACTAGCCTTATAAAGCACATCAATCACTTAGAATATCAATTAAAAGAAAAATCATTACATCAGAGAATATTAGAAACCTATAATCAATAA
- a CDS encoding GNAT family N-acetyltransferase → METTKNITIIPFDSKYAKNFADLNVEWLEKYFVIEPHDVDLLERCEETIINKGGHIFFAKSEDDIAGTFSLIKIEEGIYELGKMAVSPKFQGQRIGQQLMLYCIDFARDQHWTKLILYSNRILENAIHIYRKYGFTEINLEKDSPYLRSNIKMELIL, encoded by the coding sequence ATGGAAACAACAAAGAACATCACCATCATACCTTTTGATTCTAAATACGCTAAGAATTTTGCTGACCTTAACGTGGAATGGTTAGAAAAATACTTTGTGATAGAGCCACACGATGTAGACTTATTAGAACGATGCGAGGAAACAATTATCAACAAAGGTGGTCATATTTTCTTTGCCAAGTCAGAAGATGATATTGCAGGTACATTCTCGCTTATTAAAATCGAAGAAGGAATCTATGAATTAGGAAAAATGGCCGTGTCCCCAAAATTTCAAGGACAAAGAATCGGGCAACAATTAATGTTATACTGTATAGATTTTGCTAGAGACCAACACTGGACTAAGTTAATTTTATACTCTAACAGAATCTTAGAAAATGCCATACATATTTACAGAAAATATGGCTTTACAGAAATTAATCTCGAAAAAGATTCACCATATCTGCGAAGCAACATCAAAATGGAGTTAATACTATAA
- a CDS encoding carbohydrate-binding protein, with amino-acid sequence MKKYFYLFMSLLVLSCSTEDDFIENPESEVTKNEIVAKNSNPVKLVKAWKSFGSYRGYTSYYHKFAVEVANLAYDKSVSIYHEKKDGSWDEIVLSYNTTIDNQTELWTGEYSQGGYGITEEYDDEFVIKYVVNGSTYWDNNFGANYRMDNQEGYLFAKSDLNVSVDTDFVSLSYAPYDNKNTFNITVDVRNLSPDKEVGVVYSSDGWQTQKYAPLAFRSTWTNGPFYSIQSPNNYNVERWQGYATLDASEDQVEYAVVYSVNGDEYWDNNYGNNYTVTINSYN; translated from the coding sequence ATGAAAAAATATTTTTATTTATTTATGAGTTTATTAGTGCTGTCCTGTAGCACAGAAGATGATTTTATCGAAAATCCCGAATCAGAAGTCACTAAGAATGAAATAGTTGCTAAAAACTCAAATCCAGTAAAATTGGTAAAAGCCTGGAAATCATTTGGTTCTTATCGGGGCTATACATCTTATTATCATAAATTCGCTGTAGAAGTAGCTAATTTGGCATATGATAAGAGTGTGTCTATTTACCACGAAAAGAAAGATGGGAGCTGGGATGAAATAGTTTTATCTTATAACACTACTATTGATAATCAAACGGAATTATGGACTGGTGAATATAGTCAAGGTGGTTATGGTATAACGGAGGAATATGATGATGAATTCGTAATAAAATATGTAGTAAACGGAAGTACCTACTGGGATAATAATTTTGGTGCTAATTATAGAATGGATAACCAAGAAGGTTATTTGTTTGCTAAATCCGATCTTAATGTAAGCGTAGACACCGATTTTGTATCACTATCCTATGCTCCTTATGATAATAAAAACACATTTAATATTACTGTGGACGTAAGAAATCTATCACCTGATAAGGAAGTCGGAGTAGTATATTCTTCAGATGGTTGGCAAACACAAAAATATGCACCATTAGCGTTTAGATCTACTTGGACTAATGGACCGTTCTATAGTATCCAAAGCCCGAATAATTATAATGTAGAGAGATGGCAAGGTTATGCTACACTAGACGCTTCAGAAGATCAGGTAGAATATGCAGTAGTCTATAGCGTAAATGGAGACGAATACTGGGATAATAATTATGGTAATAATTATACGGTAACTATAAATTCTTACAATTAA
- a CDS encoding carbohydrate-binding protein, translating into MRKICLVLSVILGLFSCTSDVDNLDSEMKSIELSAKTSSENVKLLTAWTANRSSPVQINYQRKFKVKVKNLAYQKEVAIHHATYNGNWVDIPLTFEQAIDNDEEIWVGEVTPDYEIYSDEFVVKYTVNGETYWDNNNGKNYSMLVNVGGYLSPEINVELNKDFTRSTGASFAINVNARRNYGAPAAVEVVYTTDNWVTKNTVPLTYQRYFRVGYAHYIMSPNQFDVDVYDTSIRVADNVQSIDFAIIYKVDGQEYWDNNYGDNYTLNKIIY; encoded by the coding sequence ATGAGAAAAATTTGTTTAGTACTTAGTGTGATCTTAGGTCTATTTTCTTGTACATCAGATGTAGACAATTTGGATTCAGAAATGAAATCAATCGAACTATCAGCAAAAACTAGTTCTGAAAACGTAAAGTTATTAACTGCCTGGACCGCTAACAGAAGCAGTCCGGTTCAGATCAATTACCAGCGAAAATTTAAGGTAAAGGTTAAAAATCTAGCATATCAAAAAGAAGTTGCAATCCATCATGCAACTTATAATGGGAATTGGGTAGATATACCGCTAACATTCGAACAAGCTATTGATAATGATGAAGAGATATGGGTGGGAGAGGTTACCCCTGATTATGAAATTTATAGTGATGAGTTCGTAGTGAAGTATACGGTGAATGGAGAAACGTATTGGGATAACAATAACGGTAAGAACTATAGTATGTTAGTAAATGTTGGAGGGTATCTGTCCCCAGAAATAAATGTAGAACTTAATAAAGATTTTACAAGATCTACTGGAGCATCATTTGCTATAAATGTTAATGCGAGACGTAATTATGGTGCTCCGGCAGCCGTGGAGGTGGTTTATACAACTGATAATTGGGTAACAAAAAATACTGTTCCCTTAACGTATCAAAGATATTTTAGAGTTGGGTATGCGCATTATATTATGAGCCCCAATCAATTTGATGTAGATGTTTATGACACATCTATTCGAGTGGCTGATAACGTTCAATCCATAGATTTTGCTATTATTTACAAAGTAGATGGACAGGAATACTGGGATAATAATTATGGGGATAATTACACTTTGAATAAGATTATATACTAA